The DNA segment GGGGTGGGTAGCACATCACGATGCTGTGTTGGATTTGCTGGCCGAATTGGGTTTTGTTTTTCTCATGTTCCTTTCGGGGATGGAGATTGATTTTAAGAGTATCGTCGGTGTTAGCAGTAGTCGTGAAAAAGGGAAAAAGCATCCCATTGGCCCATTGGGGTTAGGTTCACTCAGCTTTGTACTTACATTAGTGTTTTCAACGTTGATTGGATTTGCGCTGGTGAAGGCAGGCCTGGTTACCAATCCGTGGATGATTGCATTGATTCTTTCTACGACTTCGTTGGGGGTAGTTGTGCCGGTACTCAAGGAGCGCGGCCTGAGCAGCGGGCGTTATGGGCAATCTTTACTTGTGGCGGCATTAATCGCCGATTTCGCCACGATGCTGTTGATTACCGTGGTCGTTGCCGCCCTATCGCACGGTCTCACGCTGGATATATTGCTCATCGGGGTTTTATTTGTAGCCTTCTTCTTGATGTACCAATTCGGAATGCTGTTCTTCAATCGCATTCCGGGCGTGCGGCGTCTAATGGAAGAACTCAGCCATGCCACGGCGCAAATCAAAATCCGCGCCGCCTTTACTATGATGCTGATCTTTGTGGCTCTGGCAGAAGGCTTGGGAACCGAGATTATTTTGGGTGCATTTTTAGCTGGCGCAATTGTTTCGCTGCTGACAACCCCCGAAGATGCTGAAACGAAGCATCAACTTGAATCCTTTGGGTTTGGTTTCTTCATCCCGATTTTCTTCATCATGGTGGGGGTGGATTTTAACTTGAATGCCCTGCTGGATTCCCCCCAGGCGTTGCTTTTGCTGCCGATATTATTTGCCGCAGCGGTGGCGGTGAAACTGTTTCCGGCGCTGGTGTTCAGATTTAATTTTAGCTGGCGCGAGACCTTCGGGGCAGGTTCCCTGCTCTCGGCGCGTTTGTCATTAATCATTGCCGCCTCAGCGATTGGCCTGCGCCTGGGCGTCATTACCGATTCGGTGAATGCGGCCATTATTCTGGTTGCCATTATCACGGTGACAATCGCTCCGCTGATCTTTTCCCGCCTGGTTCCTGAAAAAACTCCAGGTGAGCGCCGTCCCACAATTGTTGTGGGAGCAGGCGTTTTGGGGATGCAAGTTGCCGAACAAATCCGCGCGCACGGTGATCTCGTTGTCGTTATAGATGATGACCAAGAGCGTATCGAACGCGCCCGGCGGCGTGGTTTTGAAGCGGTGGAGGCGTGCGTAGATGCTTATAATCCCGCCTCCGAAGACTATTTCAACAAGGCCGATCGTCTGGTATGTTTGCACAGCGACGTGGAGAAAAATTATCGTGTCTGCGAATTCGCGCGCGCCACGTATGGAATTGAACATATCGTCACACGAGTTACCGCACCTGGGGAGATGGCCCGTTTCGAGAAATTGGGCGTCACCCCTATGAACGCTGCCACCGATCAGGCCATGCTGCTAACGCTCCTGACAAGGAATCCCAGCCTATATGAATTACTCACCCGTACCGATGATGACCGCGAAGTTTGCGAAGTTTTAGTCCACAACAATAATTTCCTGGATCAACCTTTACGCGACCTCGATTTCCCCGAAGACCTGATGGTGCTGGCAGTGCGCAGAGATGGGCAACTGATTGTGCCGCATGGCGATACCCGTCTGGAATCGGGTGATTTGCTCACGTTATTAGGGCCTTACGAATGTGTAGAAAAAACGCGTATGATGGCAAGTTAATACCAAGATGACAGTTATCTGAACGGAAGGAAACGGATCATGAATAGTCGTCAGCGATTTCTTGGAGCCTTCGGTATTGATTTCCCCCCGGACCGTGTTCCGCTATTTGGTGAGGGAATGCGCCCGGAAGTGTTTGCTGCCTGGGGACAACCCGGTTTAACCGCGCCGGATGACATTCCCAAGCGCTTCCTGTTCGATGAGCGGGAAGAAATCGTTCTGGAAGTGGAACCTGATCCTGAACCCGAACAGTGGCCTGCCTCATTGGCCGATCTGGAAGACTATCGCCGCCACCTCAACCCCGATGATCCGCATCGGTTGCCGCCGATTAATCCGGCTTGGGAGCAGCGTACATATCCGTTGTTATTGCGCGTGAACGAGGGGTTTTTCTTGAATATGGGGGTGTACAAATGGGAACGTTTCTACGATTTGATGAATTTGTGTACCGATCAGCCTGATTTTGTGCGCGCCATGATGAAACTTCAGGGCGACTTTGTGGCCGAAATAACGGCGCGTTTTTTGGATCATTCATCGGTGGATGCCGTCATTTTTAGCGAGCCGATTGGTGGCAATCATGGGCCGTTAATTTCCCCGCACATGTATGCCGATTATGTTTTGCCAAGTTATCGCCCTGCGTTGGATGTGATTGCCCGCCACGGGATCGAAACGGTGATCTTGCGCACCTATGCCAATACACGGGCTTTATTGCCCGCCGCGGTAGATTGCGGTTTTAACTGTCTGTGGGCTTGTGAAACCGACGAGAGAGAGATGGACTATCTTGATATTCGACAGGAATTCGGGCCTGACCTGCGCCTGATCGGTGGATTGGATACGGATGTGCTGATGCTAGATCAGATTGCTATCCGGCGTGAAGTTGAGCGGGTTGTTCCCCCCCTATTGGCGCAAGGGAATTTCATTCCATTGATGGATGGCCGCGTGCGGGAATATATTCCTTATGAGAACTACGCTTTTTATCGTGAGTTACTGGCGGAGATTATTACCAAATAAAAATAGCCAGACCGTATTGCGATCTGGCTATTTTTATTTGACGATTGCACTATTTTTTGAGAATACTCACGATCCAGAGTAGAAGCAAGGCACCGATGATAGCAGTCACCAGTGAGCCAATCAGACCTCCGAAGCTAATGCCAACCAGCCCCAAAGCCCAACCGCCCAACAGTGCGCCGATCACGCCGACAACGATATTGCCGATCAGCCCAAAGCCATCGCCTTTGAAAATTTTCCCGGCTGCCCAACCCGCGACAGCACCAATGATGATAAAGAGAACAAAGTCCATAATAAACTCCTTTTCCTTGGTGTGGTTGAAGTGTGACGCAAAATATAACCCGCGAATTGGAAGTTAGTTACTCAAAAGCGATGATCATTGGCGTTGTTCCCAAATAACTATCTTCTTGGCATCCCGCGCACACCCTTTTTTGCGAAACATTGATTGCGAAGACGTGAGCCTGAGCAATCAGTTTTATTCCGGAACAGGTCTAATATCGTACGAATCAAAAACTCGGAGATTATTTAGAATCTCCGAGTTTTTGATTCGTAGCGCGTTGTTTAGAATAACTGCAACACTGCCTGGCTAGCCCATCGGAAGAGTGGTACAGAGATAATGCTTAGCACCACTGTGGCTACGGCTGTCAAACCCGTGGTCAGGTTGAGTAAGTTGCTGCTTTCGACAGATGGTTCGCCCTCGCGCATGTACATGATGACCAACACACGCAAGTAGTAATACGCTGAGATCAGCGAGGTCAGCACGCCGATAATTGCCAGCCAGTAGAACCCGCCGTTGATCACGGCGCGGAAGAGATAAAATTTGCCCATAAAACCGAGCGTGGGGGGCACACCAGTAAACGAGAGCATAAAGACCAACATGGCGGCTGCCAACGCAGGATATTTCGATCCC comes from the Chloroflexota bacterium genome and includes:
- a CDS encoding GlsB/YeaQ/YmgE family stress response membrane protein gives rise to the protein MDFVLFIIIGAVAGWAAGKIFKGDGFGLIGNIVVGVIGALLGGWALGLVGISFGGLIGSLVTAIIGALLLLWIVSILKK